AAATGTTGTCATTTTGCCGCATTTCTTAAATGTTAAAGCACACTTAGATGCATGAGTAAAAGTTGATAACCAAATATCAACAAGGATTTTTGTGGCCATCATACCTATACAAAGAACGcgttttttcattaaaatgatatatacaaaaTTGACAACAGTCAACGTAGTTTGTGCATGACATTGCGTTAATTTTAACAACCAAATGAATACAACAATCAGCGAGAACAAGCAATATTGTAAATTGCAGTCAATTAAAAACCAATTATCAGTTGATAATTTAGTTGCGACAATATGCGAAGGGAAAATCTTTTTTATATTCCTCTATTACTTGTATTCAGTTTATTCAAGAAAAGCTTAAAATAGACAATGCTACAGAAGTAATACGTCTGCAGAGAGCGCATCGGATCGGTCCCTACCAAGGCGATAAGACCCGGCCGATTGTGGCCAAGTTCTCCGACTTCCCTGATCGTGAGAAAGTTCGTCGGGCGGCGAAGGAACTAAAGGGAACACAGTACGGGATCTCGGAACAGTTTCCTAAGCAGGTTGTGGAGCAGCGCCGGAAACTGGTTCCCATCATGCTCCAGGCCCGGAAGGACGGCAAAGAGGCTTTTATTAAGGTCGATAAGCTGTTTATCAACAACCATCTCTACCGCGGACCCTGTTAGGAAGTGTGTGAGAATGTTTTTAAGTGCCTCTCCTGGAACATAGAAGGACTCACTCCTCAGAAAAAGTCGTCGAAAGATTTTGTTGATCTCATCTGTGAGTATGACATAATATGCCTGAGTGAGTCGTGGACAAATAAGAACTCAATTATTGACATAAAAGGATATTCAAACCCTATTCATTCTTACCGTAAATACCAACATCGAAGAGCGAAACGGTCAAGTGGAGGccttattgtatatattaaagataatattagaAATGGAGttaaacttgtacaaaattCAACAGACTGCATTATTTGGGTTAAACTAGATAAGAATTTTTTCCatattgatgatgatgtatatatttgctttactTATATTGCTCCGGAGTCATCGCCGGTCCACAATATGTATAGTG
The DNA window shown above is from Mya arenaria isolate MELC-2E11 chromosome 6, ASM2691426v1 and carries:
- the LOC128237551 gene encoding uncharacterized protein LOC128237551, which gives rise to MAFIQEKLKIDNATEVIRLQRAHRIGPYQGDKTRPIVAKFSDFPDREKVRRAAKELKGTQYGISEQFPKQVVEQRRKLVPIMLQARKDGKEAFIKVDKLFINNHLYRGPC